A window of Streptomyces sp. DG1A-41 contains these coding sequences:
- a CDS encoding class I SAM-dependent methyltransferase gives MRADSPEFVQSAQASYDAIAEDYAAGFPDSLAGRPLERALLTAFVDLVRTPGAPVQPPVADIGSGPGHVAARLHDLGLPVFGVDVSPRMVALARRAHPGLRFHVGSMTALDLPDETLGGIVALYSIIHVPDDHLSSVFAGFHRVLVPGAPVLLGFQSGTEDGRAHLTERFGQEISLDYYWRTPETVAAHLTNAGLELHARVLREPEGEEQHPRAFLLARKPAPAGA, from the coding sequence GTGCGCGCCGACAGCCCCGAGTTCGTCCAGTCCGCCCAGGCCTCGTACGACGCCATCGCCGAGGACTACGCCGCCGGTTTCCCGGACAGTCTCGCCGGGAGACCGCTGGAGCGGGCCCTGCTCACGGCCTTCGTCGACCTGGTGCGTACTCCCGGGGCGCCCGTGCAGCCACCGGTCGCCGACATCGGCAGCGGGCCCGGACACGTGGCGGCCCGGCTGCACGACCTGGGGCTGCCGGTGTTCGGGGTCGACGTCTCGCCCCGCATGGTGGCCCTGGCCCGCCGGGCGCACCCGGGGCTGCGTTTCCACGTCGGTTCGATGACGGCCCTGGACCTGCCGGACGAGACGCTCGGCGGCATCGTCGCGCTGTACTCGATCATCCATGTGCCGGACGATCACCTGTCCTCGGTCTTCGCCGGGTTCCACCGCGTCCTGGTGCCGGGGGCGCCCGTGCTCCTCGGTTTCCAGTCCGGGACCGAGGACGGCCGCGCGCACCTCACCGAGCGTTTCGGGCAGGAGATCTCGCTCGACTACTACTGGCGCACCCCGGAGACCGTCGCGGCACACCTCACGAACGCGGGCCTGGAACTCCACGCCCGCGTACTGCGGGAGCCCGAGGGCGAGGAGCAACACCCTCGTGCGTTCCTGCTGGCCCGCAAGCCGGCGCCTGCCGGAGCGTGA